The genome window GAGGATCGTCACCTCGATGTTGTCGGCGTGGCCCGCGAGAGCCTCGTCGACGGAGTTGTCGACGATCTCGTACACCAGGTGGTGGAGGCCGCGGGGACCGGTGGAGCCGATGTACATTCCGGGTCGTTTGCGGACGGCTTCGAGACCTTCGAGGATCTGGATCTCATTCGCGCCGTAGTCGTGTTCCGCCTCGGCCCTGTTCGGTTCCATCGTCATATGAAATTTGGCTCCTGACCGCACTCGACAGTGACTCTCCATTCTACCAAGGGCAGGGAGCCGGAATGCCCGAAATCGCCCCTCTGACGCGTTTTCTTTGCTCGGGCGACCTCTTTTGTGCAGTCAGCCGTAAGTATCGCGCGGACCGCGCCCTGGAATCGACCTGGGACCGCGTTTCCAGGAGGGGGCGTCCGGCCCTTGAAAACGGATCGACTGGATGTCGGCGTCGGGGAAGCGTTCGCCGATGCGCGCCAGGAGCTCCGACCGCATCATCCGCAGCTGCGTCGCCCACGCCGTGGACTCGCAGCGCACCACCAGGACGCCGTCGGCGATCTGGTCGGGGACGGCGTGCTTCGCGGTCTCCTCGCCGGCGAGCTGCTCCCAGCCCTCCAGCAGGTCGGACTTCGCCAGCGGCGCGGTCCAGCCGAGCTGCTGGGCGAGCGCGTCGACCACGTCGCCGAGGCCGCGCGGGTCGCGACCGGCCCCGAAGGGCTTCGACGCGGACGGGTCGTCCTGCTCGCGGCGGGCGCGACGGCTGCGGGAGGGGGTGCCCGTGAAGAGCTCCTTCATCCGCAGGTAGACGGCCGACGCCTCGCTCACGATCCCACGATAGTCCCGGCCTCGATCCGCACGGTGTGGGCGGTGAGGGTCTCGGGGACGTCGTCGTAGACGGCGGCGGTGATGAGCACCTGCTCGTAACCGGCTACGGCGGTTGCAAGCATGCGCCTGCGGGCCTGATCGAGTTCGGCGAAGACGTCGTCGAGGATGAGCACAGGGTCGCCGGTGGAGGACTCACGACGCAGCAGCTCGGCGGAGGCGAGCTTGAGCGCGAGCGCGAACGACCAGGACTCGCCGTGGCTGGCGTACCCCTTGGCCGGCAGCCCGTTGAGCTCGAAGAGCACGTCGTCGCGATGCGGCCCGACCAGGGTGAGCCCGCGCTCCAGCTCCTTCGGGCGCACGGCCGCCAGGGCGCCGCGGAACACCTCGGCAGTGTCACCGGCTGAGGTGGTTACAGCGGTGTCGTCCTCATCGTCCTCGTCGTCGACGTGCGCGCCGCGGATGGTGAGCTGCGGCAGGAGCCGGGGGTGGTGGTCGTCGCCCGCGACCGACCGGTAGGCCGCGACCAGCGGATCGCTCAGCCGCGCGACCAGATCGAGGCGCGCGTCCAGGAGCTCCGAGCCGAGCGCGACCAGCCGTTCGTCCCAGATGTCGAGGGTGCCGAGCTGATCGGCCTTCACCCGCGAGGCGCGAGCCGACTTGAGCAGGGTGTTGCGCTGCTTGAGCACGCGCTCGTAGTCGGCGATGACGGCCGAGAAGCGCGGGTTCCGCTGGATCAGCAGCTGATCGAGGAAGCGCCGGCGGATCCCCGGCTCACCCCGGACGAGCGCGAGGTCCTCCGGAGCGAACAGGACGCTGGAGAAGTAGCGCGGCAGCTCGCGGGGCTTGATCGCGCCGCGGTTCACCTGCGCCCGGTTGGGCGAGGACCGGTTGAGCTGCACCTCCACGAGGAGCTCGCGACCGTCGTGCTCGATGCGCGCCCGGACGATCGCCGACTCGGCATCCTTGCGGATCATCGCCTGATCGCTCGACACCCGATGCGACCCGAGGGTGCTCAGGTAGCCGAGCGATTCGACGAGGTTGGTCTTCCCCTGACCGTTGCGGCCGACGAACAGATTGGCGCCGGCCGCGAACGGGACATCCGCGGTGCGATAGTTGCGGAAATCGGTCAGGGAAAGATGCGTAACTCTCAAGGAGGGTTAGTCCACGGCCTTCACGGCGTGGCCGCCGAACTGGTTGCGCAGGGCGGCGACCGCCTTCATCGCAGGCGAGTCCTCCTGGCGCGAGACGAAGCGGGCGAAGATCGACGCGCTGATGGTCGGCACGGGGACGGCGTTGTTGAGCGCCTCCTCGACGGTCCAGCGGCCCTCGCCCGAGTCCTGCACGAAGCCCTCGATGTGCTCGAACTCCGGGTCCTGCTCGAGGGCGCGCACCAGGAGGTCGAGCAGCCAGGAGCGGACGACCGTGCCGCGCTGCCACGCCTTGAACGTCCCGGTGACGTCCTTGATGATGTCCTTCCGGGTGTCGAGGAGCTCGTAGCCCTCGGCGTACGCCTGCATGAGCGCGTACTCGATGCCGTTGTGCACCATCTTCGCGTAGTGGCCGGCGCCGACCTCCCCGACGTGGACGAAGCCCTCGTCGCGCGGACCCTCCGGGCGCAGCGCGTCGAAGACCGGCATGACCCGCTCGACCTGCTCCTTGGAGCCGCCGACCATCAGGCCGTAGCCGTTCTCGAGGCCCCAGATTCCACCGGAGACGCCGGCGTCCATGAAGTCGATGCCCTTGGGCGCCAGCTGCTCGGCGTGCTTGAAGTCCTCGGTGAACTTGGAGTTGCCCCCGTCGATGACCAGGTCGCCCTTCTCGAGCAGCGGTTCCAGGTCGGTGATGACCGAGTCGGTGATCTGGCCGGCCGGCACCATGACCCACACGGTGCGCGGAGCGGCGAGCGCGGCGACGAGGTCGGCGAGGGTGGCCACATCCGACACCTCGGGATTGGTGTCGTAGCCGGTGACCTCGATGCCCTTCTTCTCCAGGCGAGCACGCATGTTGTTGCCCATGCGTCCGAGACCGATGAGGCCGATGTGCATGATTGTCCTTCTTCTCTCGTGGAGCGGGACCGGGTCCTAGCGCAGCAGCAGGTTGGGCTGCAGCAGGTACTTGTAGGAGTCCGAACCGGACTGATCCTTCGAGGTCTGACTCGTGATGAGCACCGGACCCGGCTTGTTGGGGTTCTCGGTCTTGGTGAAGGAGATGCGCACGAATTCCGAGTGCACGGCACCGAGACCATCGAGCAGGAACTGCGGCTTCAATGAAACCACCGTCTCCTGGCCAGTGAGGAGAGCGTCGATGCTCTCGGATGCTTGCGCCTGCTCCGAGCCGATCGCTTCCAGCGTCAGCCCGTCGGCGGTGAAGGTGTAGCGGAGCGCTGCCTCGCGCTCCAGGACGAGCGACACGCGGCGGGTGGCCTCGATCAGCTCGGCGGTGTTGATGACCGCGTAGTTGTCGACCTGCTCGGGGAAGAGCCGGCGGACGGGCGGGAAGTTGCCCTTGATGAGCAGCGACGTGACGGTCTTCTTGTCGGCCGTGAACGCGATCAGCTCGCGGTCGTCGCGGTTGGTGATGGAGATCGACACCGTGCCGGAGTGGCCGAAGGTCTTGCCGATCTCGGTGAGCGTGCGCGCGGGGACCAGCGCGGTCTGCGGCTCGCCGGAGGTGGTCCCGTTGTCCCAGTCGATCTCGCGGACCGCGACGCGGTAGCGGTCGGTCGCGACGAGGCCGAGCGTGTTGTTCCCGACCTCGAGCTGGACACCGGTGATGACCGGGGTGACGTCGTCGCGCGACGCGGCGACGCCCACCTGGGCGACAGCCTCGGCGAATTCCTCGGCGGGGACGAGCCCGGCCTCCCCGCCGACCTGCGGGATGCTCGGGTATTCCTCGACCGGCATGGAGAGCAGCGTGAAGTTCGCGGATCCAGCGCGGACCACGATCTTGGACTCCTCCGTCGAGAACCGCACGGGCGCGTTCGGCAGCTTGGCCGCGATCTCCGCGAGGAGGCGCCCGGAGACGAGGACGCGCCCCGGCTCCTCGACCTCGGCCGCGATCTCGGTCTGCGCGGAGACCTCGTAGTCGAACGACGAGAGCTGCAAGCCGGTGTCGGTCGTCTCGATCAGCACGCCGCTCAGGATGGGGAGGGTGGTCCGCTGCGGAAGAAGCTTCACGGCGAAGGAGACGGCCTCACTGAAGACATCCCGATTGGCTTGGAACTTCACGAAGTCTCCCCTGGTCGGCGCTCGGATACGAACGACACCGATCCTAGCGCTTGGCCTTCGGCGCAGAAGTTGTCATTCGAGCAAGCGCTTGAGGTTGTCGGCCGGCCTTAACTGAGAAGGATTAATCATTAATGGTGTTAACCGCTGTGGAAAATGTGGATAACTCGGTGGATACCTTGCAATCACCGGGAACTACAGCTCCGTGACTTGTTGATGAGCGGTGGATTCCCACTGTTGACAAGGATGTCGGACGAGAAGCCGCCGCACGGCTTTTCACAGCCGTGGACCGTTCGTCCCCATTAATCGAGCGACTTTCCGGAACTTCTCCACAAGTTATCCCCAGGTGTTAATAACGAACTCTCCCCACTCTGGGGATCAATCTGTGGATAACTTTCTCGAGCGGCCGCGGCGTGGCGTGCTCCCGTGCCCGGCCGCCGGCTACTTGCCGTAGCGGTGGTTCTGCTTGATCCGGCTGGTGAGCTCCGTCACCTGGTTGTAGATCGAGCGCCGCTCCTTCATGAGCTCGCTGATCTTCTTGTTCGCGTACATCACGGTGGTGTGGTCGCGGCCGCCGAAGAGCTGCCCGATCTTCGGGAGCGAGAGGTTGGTCAGCTCGCGGCACAGGTACATCGCGATCTGGCGCGCGGTGGCGACGGCCTGCGAACGGCTCGACCCGTAGAGGTCGTCGACGCTGAGCTTGAAGTACTCCGCGGTGTTGGTGATGATGTCCGTCGGCGCGATCACGTTGTCGTCGTCGAGGGTGATGAGGTCCTTCAGCACCGTCTGCACCAGCGGCATGTCGACCGGGGTGCGGTTGAGGCTCGCGAACGCGGTGACCCGGATGAGGGTCCCTTCCAGCTCGCGGATGTTGCTGGAGACCTTCGACGCCATGAACTCGAGGATGTCGTCGGGGACGAGGATCTTCTCGCTCTGCGCCTTCTTGCGGAGGATCGCGATGCGGGTCTCGAGGTCCGGAACCTGGACGTCGGTGATCAGGCCCCACTCGAACCGCGACCGCATCCGGTCCTCGAAGCCGGTCAGGTGCTTCGGCGGGAGGTCGCTGGTGATGACCACCTGCTTGTTGTGGTCGTGGAGGGTGTTGAAGGTGTGGAAGAACGCCTCCTGCGTCTCGACCGCCCGCTGCAGGAACTGGATGTCGTCGATCAGGAGGATGTCGATGTTCCGGTAGCGCGCCTGGAACGAGGAGCCGCGGTTGTTGGCGATCGAGTTGATGAAGTCGTTCGTGAACTCCTCGCTCGACACGTAGCGGACGCGGATGCCCGGGTACAGGCTCATCGCGTAGTGGCCGATGGCGTGCAGGAGGTGCGTCTTCCCCAGCCCGGAGTCGCCGTAGATGAAGAGCGGGTTGTACGCCTTGGCCGGGGCCTCCGCCACGGCGACGGCAGCGGCGTGGGCGAAGCGGTTGGACTGGCCGATGACGAAGTTGTCGAAGCTGTACTTGGAGTTGAGGCGGGTGTCGCCGTTGCGCGGGGGCGCCGTGATCTCGGTCGGCGGCGCCACCATGGGCGCGACGGCCTCCAGATACGGGGCGGGCTCCGGCTCGGACGGGCCGGCCATCGACTCCTGCTGGATCTCGGGGTTGACCACGATCGCGAAGGTGTTCACCTCGAGCGCCTGGTCGAGGTTGCCGATCGCGTTGAGGAGCGGGACCCGGCTGCGCTGCTCGATCATCCCGCGCGTGAACTCGTTGGGCACTTCGAGGTAGAACGTGCCGGCCATGATGCCCTTGGGCTCGACCAGGCTGAGGAAGCCGTGCAACTGCGGGGTGATGCGGTCGTCCGTCTCGAGATTGTCGAGCACGTTCTGCCATGCCGCAGAAATGGACTCTTCGCCGCCTGCCATCGTTCCCCGTCTTCGAATTCGTGGATGCCGTCGGCCCGCCGTGAGACGAGTCGTCCCCCGTGTGACTCACGTCGGGCTGGCGGCAAGGATGCCGCCGTGGGGTATTCACAGAGTTATCCACCGCTGTGTGTGCAATACCGTAGCGATCTCCGGCCGCTTTTGGGATGGGCTGGGGATAACTTTCGAGTTCACGCTAACTTGTCCACAGGTGTGGATCAAATTCGGTTCCCGGAATACTCCGGCGCGTCGATCGCGCGCTTCCTGCTAATCCCGTGCATAATCAAGGGTTTCGGGACGATCGGTTTGACCTCGGTCACCCTCAGGTCGTAGTTTTAATCAGTTGACTTCAGCCGTTTCGGCTGCCCAGAAACTTTCCTGGCCTCCCCGTGCTGGCCGAATCCACTCAGCACCGGCCTGTGAAGAGACCATCACGGAGATAGATATGAGCAAGAGAACGTTCCAGCCGAACAACCGCAAGCGCGCCAAGACCCACGGCTTCCGCCTCCGCATGCGCACGCGTGCGGGCCGCGCTATCCTCTCGGCGCGCCGCGCCAAGGGTCGCGAGAAGCTCTCGGCCTGATCCCTTCCGGGACAGAGCCGCTTCCGGGAGAAGGGCACGACGCGTGCTCGCGAAGAACCATCGCATCACGCGGGGCGCGGAGTACCGGGCGACGGTCCGACGAGGTGCTCGCTTCAATGGAGCGAGCACCGTCGCGTACGTCCGGTTCAACCGCGACTCCGACGTGGTGCGCTTCGGATTCATCGTGAGCAAGGCCGTCGGCAACGCGGTCGTGCGCAATCGCGTGCGACGTCGGCTCAAGGCCGCGGCCTACGACCTCCTCCCCCGGCTCGCGCCGGCGGCAATCGACGGCGCCGGAATCGACGTGGTCATCCGGGCATTGCCAGCGTCCGCTCACCTGACGTGGGCTAACCTGCACGGTGAGGTCTCGGGTGCCGCCGACCGGTTCCTCAGCCGCCACACCACCCGTCCGCGCGACCTCGGTCCGCGCGGCACCAGCGAAGGCAACGTCCGTCCATGAACACCGCGATCGCAGCTGTGCTCCTCGCTCCGAGGAACGCTGCCGTGTTGGTGCTCCGGGCCTACCGCGCTGTGATCTCTCCACTGTACGGCGACGTCTGCCGCTACTACCCCTCGTGCTCCGCCTACGCGCTCCAGGCGATTCAGGAGCACGGAGTGATCGTCGGGAGCGCGCTCGGGATCCGCAGGATCGCCCGCTGCCACCCGTGGGCAGCCGGAGGGGTCGATGACGTCCCCCTCAAGAAGAAGCGCCGCTACCGGGTCACTCCGTTCGGATTCGTCGTCGCCACCAGCCAGGGAAAGGCCTAGCACCCAGACATGGACATCATCGGTACCATCCTCTGGCCCATCAAATGGGTCGTGGAGCTCATCCTCGTCGCCTGGCACTGGGTGTTCAGCGCCATCGGAATGGACCCGGCGGCGGGTATCACCTGGGTGCTGTCCATCGTCGGTCTGACGGTCGTCGTGCGTGCGGCCCTCATCCCGATCTTCGTCCGGCAGATCAAGAACCAGCGACGCATGCTGGAGATCGCGCCGCAGCTGAAGAAGATCCAGGACAAGTACAAGGGCAAGAAGGACCAGTTCTCCCGCGAGGCGATGTCGCGCGAGACCATGGAGCTCTACAAGAAGACGGGCACCAACCCGCTGAGCTCGTGCCTCCCGCTGCTGCTGCAGATGCCGGTGTTCTTCGCCCTGTTCCAGGTGCTGAACGGAGCCCAGAGCGGCAAGGCCGGCGTCGGTCCGCTGAATGCGACACTCGCCGAGCAGTTCGGCAGTGCGACGCTGTTCGGTGTCGCCCCGCTGCACCAGAGCTTCCAGGGCGCGATGAACGCCCACCCGCAGCAGGTCGCCGTCATGGTGATCGCCGCGGTGATGGTCGTGCTCATGACCGGGTCGCAGTTCCTGACCCAGCTCCAGATCGTCTCCAAGAACATGTCGCCGGAGACCAAGGCGAGCCCGCAGTTCAAGCAGCAGCGCATCCTGCTGTACCTGCTCCCCTTCGTGTTCCTGTTCTCGGGCTTCGCCTTCCCGCTCGGCGTCATGTTCTACTGGCTGACCTCCAACCTGTGGACGATGGGACAGCAGTTCCTCGTCATCCGCAACATGCCGACGCCGGGGTCCGACGCGGCCATCGCCCGTGAGGCCCGCCTGGCCCGCAAGGGCAAGCTCGTGCAGGACGGCGCCGTCGTTCTGCAGGTGAACGAAGTGCCGCAGAAGCCGGTGACGACGCAGCGCACGCAGCCGGTGAGCAAGAACCGCGCGAAGAAGCAGGCCGGAAAGAAGTAGGGATATGACCGACGTGCAGACCGAGTTCACGCCTTCCGACGAGGAAGCCGTCCACTCCCCCATCACCACCGATGTCGAGGGCGAGACGGCGTCGGCGGCCCCCGCCGACCTCGACCGCGAGGGCGACATCGCCGCGGACTACATCGAAGAGCTGCTCGACATCGCCGACATCGACGGTGACATCGACATCGACACTCGCAACGGCCGTGCTTACATCTCGGTGAACGCCGAAGAGGGCACGAACCTGCGTCTGCTGTCGAAGCCGGAGACGGTCGCGGCGCTGCAGGAGCTCACCCGGCTCGCGGTCCAGAACCAGACCGGTGGCTTCTCGCGTCTCATCCTCGACATCGCCGGCTCGCGCGACGCGCGCCAGGCGGAGCTGGCCACCCTAGTCGACCGGGCGATCGCCCGCCTCGAGGAGGGCTCGTCGGAGGCGTCGCTTCCCGCGATGTCGTCGTACGAGCGCAAGCTGGTGCACGACATCGTGTCCGAGCGCGGCTACGTGTCCAACTCCCGCGGCGAGGGTCGTGACCGCCACACGGTCATCACCGCCGCGTAGTTTCACGTGAAACGGTGACTGATTCCGTCGAGACCGAACCCGCGGTCGCCTCGCAGCTCTTCGGTGAGCGCCTCGATGTCGCGCGCGCGTTCACTGCCAACCTCATCGCGCAGGGTGAAGAGCGTGGCCTGATCGGCCCCCTCGAACTCCCCCGCATCTGGTCGCGCCACATCCTGAATTGCGCGATCGTCGCGCCCCTGCTGCGGCCGGGGCTCGTCGGCGATGTCGGGAGTGGTGCCGGATTGCCGGGACTGGTGCTGGCGATCGCACGGCCCGACGTCGAGTTTGTGCTGATCGAGCCGATGGAACGCCGCGTCGCCTGGCTGACCGAACAGGTGGAAGAACTCGGCCTCGGGAATGTCACCGTCGTCCGCGATCGGGCCGAGGATGTCCGGCTCGCCCGGCAGCTGGACCAGGTGACCGCACGCGCAGTGAGCGCCTTCCGGAAGCTGATTCCGCTGACCGCTCCCCTCCTCCGCGACGGCGGCGAACTGGTGCTGATGAAGGGCGCTGGCGCGGCGGCGGAGGTCGACGCAGCGGCCAAGGAACTGCGGAAGTTCAAGGTCCATGACGTCGAGGTGCTCACGCTCGGAGAGGGCGTCTTGGAGGACATCACCCGGGTGATCCGGGCACAGGTTCGCTGAGGACAGATCCGTTCTCCACACCCTCCGCGATGCTGGGAGGTGTGGTCGGACATGCAAGCTAGAGTTGACGAGTGGTGCGCTCCGCGTTCCCGTTCCGACCCCGCGGCGAGGCCGTGCACTGAACCAAGCGACGAGGTTTCACGTGAAACAACCCGATCAGGATGCTCCTGCTGAAGTGGGTGAAGCGACATTCGATGCGTCGACCCCACTTGCGCGGGAGATTCAAGATCTGGCCAGGAGGAGACAAGCCATCGCGTCCACGACCCTGCCACTGCCGGCCCGAACGAGGATCTTCACGATCTCCAATCAGAAGGGCGGTGTCGGCAAGACCACCACGGTCGTGAACCTCGCTGCAGCGTTGGCGAAATCCGGTGCGCGCGTGCTTGCGATCGACCTGGATCCGCAGGGGAACGCGTCCACCGCACTCAGCGTCGAGCATCGGGAGGGCACTCCAAGCGTCTACGACGTCATCGTCAACGACAAAGAGCTCGAAGACGTCATCCAGAAGAGCCCCGAGTTCGATGGACTCTTCGTGGTTCCGGCCACCATCGACCTCGCCGGCGCCGAGATCGAGCTCGTCTCCATGGTCGCGCGCGAGCAGCGGCTGTCCCGGGCGCTCGGCCGGTTCCTCGACGAATACGACATCGACTACGTGCTCATCGACTGCCCGCCGTCGCTCGGGCTGCTCACCATCAACGCGTTCGTCGCCGCCACTGAGGTGCTCATCCCGATCCAGTGCGAGTACTACGCGCTGGAGGGTCTGAGCCAGTTGCTGAAGAACATCCAGCTCATCGAGCGTCACCTGAACCCGAAACTGCGCGTCTCGACGATCCTTCTCACCATGTACGACTCGCGCACGAACCTCGCCCACCAGGTGGCCGAGGACGTTCGCCAACACTTCCCCGACGAGGTGCTCGACACGATCATTCCGCGGTCCGTACGGATCTCGGAGGCGCCGAGTTACGGACAAAGCGTCATCAGTTATGACGCCAACTCGTCTGGCTCGCTCTCGTACCTCGAAGCGGCCGCAGAAATCGCACGAAGAGGAGTACCCCGCTAATGGCAGCGAAGCGCACCGGATTGGGACGAGGCATCGGAGCGCTCATCCCGACGAGCGATCAGTCCACGCGACCGGTCGATGTGTTCTTCCCGGAGTCGTCGTCGGCTGTGATGACGGAGGAGCTCGTCGCGGTCCCGGGCGCCCGGCTCGCCAACCTCTCCCCCGCCAGCATCGTTCCCAACGCCGTGCAGCCGCGTGTGGAGTTCGATCGCGACGCGCTCGATGAGTTGGTCGCGAGCATTCGCGAGGTTGGCGTGCTCCAGCCCGTCGTGGTCCGTCCGGTCGTCGGTCAGCCGGACAAGTACGAGCTCATCATGGGCGAGCGCCGGCTGCGC of Leifsonia shinshuensis contains these proteins:
- a CDS encoding DUF721 domain-containing protein codes for the protein MKELFTGTPSRSRRARREQDDPSASKPFGAGRDPRGLGDVVDALAQQLGWTAPLAKSDLLEGWEQLAGEETAKHAVPDQIADGVLVVRCESTAWATQLRMMRSELLARIGERFPDADIQSIRFQGPDAPSWKRGPRSIPGRGPRDTYG
- the recF gene encoding DNA replication/repair protein RecF (All proteins in this family for which functions are known are DNA-binding proteins that assist the filamentation of RecA onto DNA for the initiation of recombination or recombinational repair.); amino-acid sequence: MRVTHLSLTDFRNYRTADVPFAAGANLFVGRNGQGKTNLVESLGYLSTLGSHRVSSDQAMIRKDAESAIVRARIEHDGRELLVEVQLNRSSPNRAQVNRGAIKPRELPRYFSSVLFAPEDLALVRGEPGIRRRFLDQLLIQRNPRFSAVIADYERVLKQRNTLLKSARASRVKADQLGTLDIWDERLVALGSELLDARLDLVARLSDPLVAAYRSVAGDDHHPRLLPQLTIRGAHVDDEDDEDDTAVTTSAGDTAEVFRGALAAVRPKELERGLTLVGPHRDDVLFELNGLPAKGYASHGESWSFALALKLASAELLRRESSTGDPVLILDDVFAELDQARRRMLATAVAGYEQVLITAAVYDDVPETLTAHTVRIEAGTIVGS
- the gnd gene encoding phosphogluconate dehydrogenase (NAD(+)-dependent, decarboxylating) encodes the protein MHIGLIGLGRMGNNMRARLEKKGIEVTGYDTNPEVSDVATLADLVAALAAPRTVWVMVPAGQITDSVITDLEPLLEKGDLVIDGGNSKFTEDFKHAEQLAPKGIDFMDAGVSGGIWGLENGYGLMVGGSKEQVERVMPVFDALRPEGPRDEGFVHVGEVGAGHYAKMVHNGIEYALMQAYAEGYELLDTRKDIIKDVTGTFKAWQRGTVVRSWLLDLLVRALEQDPEFEHIEGFVQDSGEGRWTVEEALNNAVPVPTISASIFARFVSRQEDSPAMKAVAALRNQFGGHAVKAVD
- the dnaN gene encoding DNA polymerase III subunit beta — protein: MKFQANRDVFSEAVSFAVKLLPQRTTLPILSGVLIETTDTGLQLSSFDYEVSAQTEIAAEVEEPGRVLVSGRLLAEIAAKLPNAPVRFSTEESKIVVRAGSANFTLLSMPVEEYPSIPQVGGEAGLVPAEEFAEAVAQVGVAASRDDVTPVITGVQLEVGNNTLGLVATDRYRVAVREIDWDNGTTSGEPQTALVPARTLTEIGKTFGHSGTVSISITNRDDRELIAFTADKKTVTSLLIKGNFPPVRRLFPEQVDNYAVINTAELIEATRRVSLVLEREAALRYTFTADGLTLEAIGSEQAQASESIDALLTGQETVVSLKPQFLLDGLGAVHSEFVRISFTKTENPNKPGPVLITSQTSKDQSGSDSYKYLLQPNLLLR
- the dnaA gene encoding chromosomal replication initiator protein DnaA, translating into MAGGEESISAAWQNVLDNLETDDRITPQLHGFLSLVEPKGIMAGTFYLEVPNEFTRGMIEQRSRVPLLNAIGNLDQALEVNTFAIVVNPEIQQESMAGPSEPEPAPYLEAVAPMVAPPTEITAPPRNGDTRLNSKYSFDNFVIGQSNRFAHAAAVAVAEAPAKAYNPLFIYGDSGLGKTHLLHAIGHYAMSLYPGIRVRYVSSEEFTNDFINSIANNRGSSFQARYRNIDILLIDDIQFLQRAVETQEAFFHTFNTLHDHNKQVVITSDLPPKHLTGFEDRMRSRFEWGLITDVQVPDLETRIAILRKKAQSEKILVPDDILEFMASKVSSNIRELEGTLIRVTAFASLNRTPVDMPLVQTVLKDLITLDDDNVIAPTDIITNTAEYFKLSVDDLYGSSRSQAVATARQIAMYLCRELTNLSLPKIGQLFGGRDHTTVMYANKKISELMKERRSIYNQVTELTSRIKQNHRYGK
- the rpmH gene encoding 50S ribosomal protein L34, whose product is MSKRTFQPNNRKRAKTHGFRLRMRTRAGRAILSARRAKGREKLSA
- the rnpA gene encoding ribonuclease P protein component; this encodes MLAKNHRITRGAEYRATVRRGARFNGASTVAYVRFNRDSDVVRFGFIVSKAVGNAVVRNRVRRRLKAAAYDLLPRLAPAAIDGAGIDVVIRALPASAHLTWANLHGEVSGAADRFLSRHTTRPRDLGPRGTSEGNVRP
- the yidD gene encoding membrane protein insertion efficiency factor YidD, producing MNTAIAAVLLAPRNAAVLVLRAYRAVISPLYGDVCRYYPSCSAYALQAIQEHGVIVGSALGIRRIARCHPWAAGGVDDVPLKKKRRYRVTPFGFVVATSQGKA
- the yidC gene encoding membrane protein insertase YidC, which codes for MDIIGTILWPIKWVVELILVAWHWVFSAIGMDPAAGITWVLSIVGLTVVVRAALIPIFVRQIKNQRRMLEIAPQLKKIQDKYKGKKDQFSREAMSRETMELYKKTGTNPLSSCLPLLLQMPVFFALFQVLNGAQSGKAGVGPLNATLAEQFGSATLFGVAPLHQSFQGAMNAHPQQVAVMVIAAVMVVLMTGSQFLTQLQIVSKNMSPETKASPQFKQQRILLYLLPFVFLFSGFAFPLGVMFYWLTSNLWTMGQQFLVIRNMPTPGSDAAIAREARLARKGKLVQDGAVVLQVNEVPQKPVTTQRTQPVSKNRAKKQAGKK
- a CDS encoding protein jag codes for the protein MTDVQTEFTPSDEEAVHSPITTDVEGETASAAPADLDREGDIAADYIEELLDIADIDGDIDIDTRNGRAYISVNAEEGTNLRLLSKPETVAALQELTRLAVQNQTGGFSRLILDIAGSRDARQAELATLVDRAIARLEEGSSEASLPAMSSYERKLVHDIVSERGYVSNSRGEGRDRHTVITAA
- the rsmG gene encoding 16S rRNA (guanine(527)-N(7))-methyltransferase RsmG, which translates into the protein MTDSVETEPAVASQLFGERLDVARAFTANLIAQGEERGLIGPLELPRIWSRHILNCAIVAPLLRPGLVGDVGSGAGLPGLVLAIARPDVEFVLIEPMERRVAWLTEQVEELGLGNVTVVRDRAEDVRLARQLDQVTARAVSAFRKLIPLTAPLLRDGGELVLMKGAGAAAEVDAAAKELRKFKVHDVEVLTLGEGVLEDITRVIRAQVR
- a CDS encoding AAA family ATPase, coding for MKQPDQDAPAEVGEATFDASTPLAREIQDLARRRQAIASTTLPLPARTRIFTISNQKGGVGKTTTVVNLAAALAKSGARVLAIDLDPQGNASTALSVEHREGTPSVYDVIVNDKELEDVIQKSPEFDGLFVVPATIDLAGAEIELVSMVAREQRLSRALGRFLDEYDIDYVLIDCPPSLGLLTINAFVAATEVLIPIQCEYYALEGLSQLLKNIQLIERHLNPKLRVSTILLTMYDSRTNLAHQVAEDVRQHFPDEVLDTIIPRSVRISEAPSYGQSVISYDANSSGSLSYLEAAAEIARRGVPR